The Streptomyces sp. NBC_00440 genome contains a region encoding:
- a CDS encoding ROK family protein gives MSHIPVLEIGGTHVTAAVIDTDAGLPVPRTVVRHPVAADAAAGELLDAIAGAADRADVREGAHWGVAIPGPFDYAAGVGRFRGIGKFESLHGVDVRAELLRRLPGRPRCISFINDADAFAVGEYRAGAAAGHERAVCITLGTGVGSSFLEGGQPVGGGPDVPPEGRAHRLTVGGLPLEEVVSRRAIRRYYTDLAGGAHEGRAPDVHDIAVLARDSDPYAQRTIRHCFGALGRALAPWCERFGASLVVVGGSMTGSWDLVGPAIRAGLQAATPGTAPPLATALRPADAPLIGAAHWAPHGSSGATYAGT, from the coding sequence ATGAGCCACATTCCGGTCCTGGAGATCGGGGGTACGCATGTGACGGCGGCCGTCATCGACACCGACGCCGGGCTGCCCGTCCCTCGCACGGTCGTACGGCATCCGGTCGCCGCCGATGCCGCGGCCGGGGAACTGCTTGACGCGATCGCCGGCGCCGCGGACCGTGCCGATGTGCGCGAAGGGGCCCACTGGGGTGTGGCCATACCTGGCCCCTTCGACTACGCCGCCGGAGTCGGCCGCTTCCGGGGCATCGGCAAGTTCGAGTCACTGCACGGTGTGGACGTGCGCGCCGAACTCCTGAGACGGCTCCCGGGGCGCCCGCGCTGCATCAGTTTCATCAACGATGCCGACGCCTTCGCTGTGGGCGAGTACCGGGCCGGCGCGGCGGCCGGCCACGAAAGGGCCGTGTGCATCACGCTCGGCACCGGGGTCGGCTCCTCGTTCCTGGAGGGCGGACAGCCGGTCGGCGGGGGCCCCGACGTCCCGCCGGAGGGGAGGGCACACCGGCTCACCGTCGGCGGGCTCCCCCTGGAGGAGGTCGTCTCCCGCAGGGCGATCCGCAGGTACTACACGGACCTCGCAGGAGGGGCGCACGAGGGCCGTGCACCGGACGTGCACGACATCGCCGTACTGGCTCGCGACAGCGATCCGTACGCGCAGCGGACGATCCGTCACTGCTTCGGCGCCCTGGGCCGGGCCCTGGCGCCGTGGTGCGAGCGGTTCGGAGCAAGTCTGGTGGTCGTCGGCGGGTCGATGACCGGCTCCTGGGACCTCGTCGGACCTGCCATCCGAGCAGGTCTCCAGGCGGCCACACCCGGGACGGCGCCACCGCTCGCCACCGCCCTGCGTCCCGCTGACGCCCCGCTGATCGGCGCCGCCCACTGGGCCCCGCACGGGTCAAGCGGTGCCACGTACGCAGGGACCTAG
- a CDS encoding LacI family DNA-binding transcriptional regulator, producing MAQHRASDAGAPTMRDVAARAGVSAMTVSRVLKDDARVSGTTRERVLAAVEALGYRRNETARSLRLGGSGMIGLVVTNLANPFYSRLALGVQEVASEHGLRVLLSNTAEQADRERGLVEDLASRQVDGVIVVPAGSSHRHLAPAALRGMPIVLASRPPAGMDADCVLVDDFGGAEQATGQLITDGHRRIGFLGNPPALYTGAERFRGYWAAHEAAGIEPDENHVRRGLTDMATAESAARSLLQAPDAPTALFCTNNRLTQGAIRAVRALGTSVALAGFDDFDLADVLGLPLTIVSYDADEIGRRAGQMLIDRINHSSAEPIPARRTVVPTHVIRYGTH from the coding sequence ATGGCGCAGCACCGAGCGAGCGACGCCGGTGCGCCGACGATGCGCGATGTCGCCGCCCGCGCGGGAGTGAGCGCCATGACCGTCTCCCGGGTACTCAAGGACGACGCCCGGGTCAGCGGCACCACCCGGGAACGTGTCCTGGCCGCAGTCGAGGCACTGGGCTACCGGCGCAACGAGACGGCACGCAGCCTTCGTCTGGGTGGCAGCGGGATGATCGGACTGGTCGTCACCAACCTCGCCAACCCGTTCTACTCCCGCCTGGCGCTCGGTGTGCAGGAGGTGGCGTCCGAGCACGGGCTGCGAGTTCTTCTCAGCAACACAGCCGAACAGGCCGACCGCGAAAGGGGACTCGTGGAGGACCTGGCGTCCCGTCAGGTCGACGGCGTGATCGTCGTACCCGCGGGCAGCAGTCACCGCCACCTGGCACCCGCAGCCCTGCGGGGCATGCCCATCGTCCTGGCCTCCCGCCCCCCGGCCGGTATGGATGCCGACTGTGTCCTGGTCGACGACTTCGGAGGAGCCGAACAGGCCACCGGGCAACTCATCACCGACGGCCACCGCCGGATCGGATTCCTCGGCAACCCGCCCGCGCTCTACACCGGCGCCGAGCGGTTCCGTGGATACTGGGCCGCCCACGAAGCGGCCGGGATAGAACCGGACGAGAACCATGTGCGGCGCGGACTGACCGACATGGCCACCGCCGAAAGCGCCGCACGTTCCCTCCTGCAGGCACCTGACGCCCCGACCGCACTCTTCTGCACCAACAACCGTCTCACCCAGGGGGCCATCCGCGCGGTGCGCGCCCTCGGTACCTCGGTGGCCCTGGCCGGCTTTGACGACTTCGACCTGGCGGACGTCCTCGGGCTGCCCCTGACGATCGTGTCGTACGACGCCGATGAGATCGGCCGCCGGGCCGGCCAGATGCTCATCGACCGGATCAACCACTCGTCCGCGGAGCCGATCCCCGCGCGCAGAACTGTCGTCCCCACCCACGTCATCCGCTACGGGACGCACTGA
- a CDS encoding alpha-mannosidase, whose protein sequence is MHHDRTVTERRLDRVLNQRLRPAVHDRSAPLDVAIWNVTGEPVPVSEGLHAQYEPVRTGALWGPAWSTSWFRISGTVPAEWAGQRVEAVLDLGFGTTQPGFSAEGLVHRADGTPVKALNPRNTWLAIAERAVGGEEFTYFIEAAANPVIFDSGGEGDPFVPTRSGGLAPWLRGGEAPGEPLYRLNRMDLAVFDAPVWELVQDLDVLSGLMHQLAEDSTRRWQLVHAVDRALDAVDLQDISGTAAAAREVLAPALASPAHAGAHRISAVGHAHIDTAWLWPVRETVRKAARTVSNVTALMDDHPGFRFVMSQAQQLAWLKEQRPEVFARVREKVKSGQFLPTGSLWIEPDTNLSGGESLVRQFVHGKRFYLDEFGVETEDMWLPDTFGYNAALPQLMKLAGIKWFLTQKISWNTTNAFPHHTFWWEGIDGTRIFSHFPPVDSYNGDLSGADIAHTERNFRDKGAANRSLVPFGYGDGGGGPTREMLARAQRLENLEGSARLEMEGPSEFFAKAEAEYADAPVWVGELYLELHRGTLTSQLATKQGNRRSEHLLREAELWSATAAQRTGEPYPYELLDRVWKTVLLHQFHDILPGSSIAWVHREAEETYAEVARELGVVIDTAQRALADGQDEGAGEIVFNAAPHARDGVPALGGAPRRRPASPVAPQAGTDGGLVLDNGLVRIAVDARGLVTSARDLTAGREALAPGAVGNLLQLHQDFPNQWDAWDIDEFYRNTVRDLTEADEVAATADGIRVVRSVNASRITQVFTLIEGSRRLDVDTVIDWRECEKILKVAFPLDIRAAESSAEIPFGHVRRPTHTNTSWDSARFEICAHRYLHLAEPGWGAALVNDSSYGHDVTRDVRPDGGTTTTARISLLRAPLFPDPDSDRGEHRLRYALVLGADLQDAVREGYHFNLPERAVPGRSAVDPLLRVDGGNVVIEAVKLADDRSGDVVVRLYESAGGRARTTLSAGFPLAAARITDLLERPLDDEPTLACADTEVALSLRPFQILTIRLTPAD, encoded by the coding sequence ATGCACCACGACCGCACCGTCACCGAACGCCGACTCGACCGTGTGCTCAACCAGCGGTTGCGGCCCGCCGTTCACGACCGCAGTGCCCCCCTCGACGTGGCGATATGGAACGTCACCGGCGAACCCGTACCCGTGTCCGAAGGGCTCCATGCTCAGTACGAGCCGGTCCGCACCGGCGCGCTGTGGGGCCCTGCCTGGTCCACCAGCTGGTTCCGGATCAGCGGCACCGTCCCCGCCGAATGGGCGGGGCAGCGTGTCGAGGCCGTCCTCGACCTCGGCTTCGGCACAACCCAGCCCGGCTTCTCCGCGGAGGGTCTCGTCCACCGCGCGGACGGCACCCCGGTGAAGGCGCTGAACCCCCGTAACACCTGGCTCGCGATCGCCGAACGGGCCGTCGGCGGAGAGGAGTTCACGTACTTCATCGAGGCCGCGGCCAATCCGGTGATCTTCGACTCCGGCGGCGAAGGCGACCCCTTCGTCCCCACCAGGTCCGGAGGGCTCGCCCCCTGGCTGCGCGGCGGCGAGGCGCCCGGCGAGCCGCTGTACCGGCTGAACCGGATGGACCTCGCCGTCTTCGACGCCCCCGTCTGGGAACTCGTACAGGACCTGGACGTCCTCTCGGGCCTGATGCACCAGCTGGCCGAGGACTCCACGAGGCGCTGGCAATTGGTGCACGCGGTGGACCGGGCCCTGGACGCCGTCGATCTCCAGGACATCAGTGGTACGGCCGCCGCGGCGCGTGAGGTCCTCGCCCCCGCGCTCGCTTCGCCCGCGCATGCCGGGGCCCACCGCATCTCCGCGGTCGGCCACGCGCACATCGACACCGCCTGGCTGTGGCCCGTACGGGAAACCGTGCGCAAGGCCGCACGCACCGTTTCCAATGTCACCGCGCTGATGGACGACCATCCGGGTTTCCGTTTCGTGATGTCACAGGCACAGCAACTCGCCTGGCTGAAGGAGCAGCGGCCCGAGGTATTCGCCCGCGTGCGGGAGAAGGTGAAGAGCGGCCAGTTCCTGCCGACCGGCAGCCTGTGGATCGAACCCGACACCAATCTCTCCGGCGGGGAGTCCCTGGTCCGGCAGTTCGTCCACGGGAAGCGTTTCTACCTCGATGAGTTCGGGGTCGAGACCGAGGACATGTGGCTGCCGGACACCTTCGGCTACAACGCGGCCCTGCCCCAGCTGATGAAGCTCGCCGGCATCAAGTGGTTCCTCACCCAGAAGATCTCCTGGAACACCACCAACGCCTTCCCGCACCACACCTTCTGGTGGGAGGGCATCGACGGCACCCGGATCTTCAGCCACTTCCCGCCCGTCGACTCCTACAACGGCGACCTCTCCGGCGCCGACATCGCTCACACCGAACGGAACTTCCGCGACAAGGGAGCCGCCAACCGGTCTCTCGTGCCCTTCGGTTACGGGGACGGTGGCGGCGGCCCCACCCGCGAGATGCTGGCCCGGGCGCAGCGTCTGGAGAATCTGGAGGGCTCGGCCCGCCTGGAGATGGAGGGCCCGTCCGAGTTCTTCGCCAAGGCCGAGGCGGAGTACGCCGACGCGCCCGTCTGGGTCGGCGAGCTCTACCTGGAGCTGCACCGCGGCACGCTCACCAGCCAGCTCGCCACCAAGCAGGGCAACCGGCGAAGTGAACACCTGCTGCGCGAAGCCGAGTTGTGGTCGGCGACGGCAGCACAGCGCACCGGAGAGCCCTACCCGTACGAACTGCTGGACCGGGTGTGGAAGACGGTGCTGCTCCATCAGTTCCACGACATCCTGCCCGGCTCATCCATCGCCTGGGTGCACCGCGAGGCCGAGGAGACGTACGCAGAGGTCGCCAGGGAACTCGGCGTGGTCATCGACACGGCTCAGCGCGCCCTCGCGGACGGTCAGGACGAAGGTGCGGGCGAGATCGTCTTCAACGCCGCGCCACATGCCCGTGACGGCGTCCCTGCACTCGGCGGGGCACCGCGCCGGCGTCCTGCCAGCCCCGTCGCCCCACAGGCCGGGACGGACGGTGGTCTCGTCCTGGACAACGGGCTCGTACGGATCGCCGTCGACGCCCGCGGTCTGGTCACCTCCGCCCGCGATCTGACGGCCGGACGTGAGGCGCTCGCTCCGGGTGCGGTCGGCAATCTGCTCCAGCTCCACCAGGACTTCCCCAACCAGTGGGACGCGTGGGACATCGACGAGTTCTACCGCAACACCGTCCGCGATCTGACCGAGGCGGACGAGGTCGCCGCGACAGCCGACGGAATCCGGGTCGTACGGAGCGTCAATGCCTCCCGGATCACCCAGGTGTTCACCCTCATCGAGGGCAGCCGCCGTCTCGACGTCGACACCGTCATCGACTGGCGCGAGTGCGAGAAGATCCTGAAGGTGGCCTTCCCGCTCGACATCCGGGCGGCGGAGTCCAGCGCCGAGATCCCCTTCGGCCATGTACGGCGGCCCACGCACACCAACACCAGCTGGGACAGCGCACGGTTCGAGATCTGCGCCCACCGCTATCTGCACCTCGCGGAACCTGGTTGGGGCGCGGCCTTGGTCAACGATTCCAGTTACGGCCACGACGTCACGCGGGACGTGCGCCCCGACGGCGGAACCACCACCACGGCGCGGATCTCCCTGCTGCGCGCCCCGCTCTTCCCCGACCCGGACTCCGACCGGGGCGAGCACCGCCTGCGGTACGCACTCGTACTCGGCGCGGATCTTCAGGACGCGGTCCGTGAGGGCTACCACTTCAATCTGCCCGAGCGTGCCGTGCCCGGCCGGTCGGCCGTCGACCCGCTCCTGCGGGTCGACGGTGGGAATGTCGTCATCGAGGCGGTCAAGCTCGCCGACGACCGCTCGGGGGATGTGGTCGTCCGTCTCTACGAGTCGGCGGGCGGGCGGGCGCGAACCACGCTCTCGGCAGGCTTCCCCCTCGCCGCGGCGCGGATCACGGACCTGCTGGAGCGTCCTCTCGATGACGAACCCACCCTGGCCTGTGCGGACACCGAGGTGGCCCTGTCACTGCGGCCCTTCCAGATCCTGACGATCCGTCTGACCCCGGCGGACTGA
- a CDS encoding GNAT family N-acetyltransferase, protein MTELKSVTWPPAPIKTERLVLRESEARDRASFIELLASPEVHTYLGGPRRYDELERELPEIPERWPGSFVVELDGAMIGQILLRRAPGHHRPAAAGKADLGYMFLPRAWGFGYAAEACAAALDWLDGVLPGEPVVLATQTANVGSMRLAAKLGFTEVERFHAWDAEQWFGLRPPVTPPA, encoded by the coding sequence ATGACTGAACTCAAATCCGTCACCTGGCCGCCTGCCCCGATCAAGACCGAGCGGCTCGTGCTCCGCGAGTCCGAGGCCCGGGACCGTGCGTCGTTCATCGAACTGCTGGCATCGCCAGAGGTGCACACCTACCTCGGCGGCCCCCGGCGGTATGACGAGCTGGAGCGCGAACTGCCCGAAATACCCGAGCGGTGGCCCGGGAGTTTCGTCGTGGAACTCGACGGGGCGATGATCGGGCAGATCCTGCTCAGGAGAGCACCGGGGCACCATCGCCCGGCTGCGGCGGGAAAGGCCGATCTGGGCTACATGTTCCTACCGCGGGCGTGGGGATTCGGGTACGCCGCCGAGGCGTGCGCGGCGGCGCTCGACTGGCTCGACGGCGTCCTTCCCGGCGAGCCGGTGGTGCTCGCCACCCAGACCGCCAACGTCGGCTCGATGCGCCTCGCGGCAAAGCTGGGATTCACCGAGGTGGAGCGGTTCCATGCCTGGGACGCCGAGCAGTGGTTCGGCCTGCGGCCCCCGGTCACGCCGCCCGCTTGA
- a CDS encoding anhydro-N-acetylmuramic acid kinase: MRVIGLMSGTSYDAIEAAAADLRLDGDTLLLRPLGHFSVPYPDDLRDLIAATLPPAATTTQTICALDTGIGRAFADAAGRALGELCDGAADLVVSHGQTMHHWVEDGAVRGTLQLGQPAWIAEATGLPVVSDLRSRDVAAGGQGAPLVGMTDTLLLRALPGTPAALNLGGIANVTVLVPGAEPLAFDTGPANALLDAAVRLFTDGAAAFDEDGRRAAAGRTSPELLRVLLDDPYYRRPAPKSTGKEHFHLPYLQRALDAVPTPADDVLATLTKLTAVTVAEPCRAYKVTGLVVSGGGTRNPVLMRMIAEELSGVPVRLSDDLGLPSDAKEALAFAVLGFLTANGLPGTLPSGTGASRATLLGSITPGRQPLRLPEPAAQAPHLLRITHTTH, from the coding sequence ATGCGTGTGATCGGCTTGATGTCAGGCACCTCGTACGACGCCATCGAGGCTGCCGCCGCCGACCTCCGTCTGGACGGCGATACCCTGCTCCTACGTCCGCTGGGCCACTTCTCCGTCCCCTACCCGGACGACCTGCGGGACCTGATCGCCGCCACCCTGCCGCCGGCTGCGACGACCACGCAGACCATCTGCGCCCTGGACACCGGCATCGGCCGAGCCTTCGCCGACGCGGCCGGGCGTGCTCTGGGAGAGCTGTGCGACGGCGCCGCGGACCTCGTGGTCTCGCACGGCCAGACCATGCACCACTGGGTCGAGGACGGCGCCGTCCGCGGCACACTCCAACTCGGCCAGCCCGCCTGGATCGCCGAGGCCACTGGGCTCCCGGTCGTCTCCGACCTCCGCAGCAGGGACGTGGCCGCGGGTGGTCAAGGAGCCCCTCTGGTGGGCATGACCGACACACTGCTGCTGCGCGCCCTGCCCGGCACACCCGCAGCGCTGAACCTCGGCGGCATCGCCAACGTCACCGTCCTCGTACCCGGCGCCGAGCCGCTGGCCTTCGACACCGGGCCCGCCAACGCACTGCTGGACGCAGCCGTGCGACTCTTCACCGACGGCGCCGCCGCCTTTGACGAAGACGGACGCAGGGCCGCCGCCGGCCGGACCAGCCCCGAACTGCTCCGCGTGCTCCTGGACGACCCCTACTACCGCAGGCCCGCCCCGAAGAGCACCGGCAAGGAACACTTCCACCTCCCCTACCTGCAGCGGGCCCTGGACGCGGTGCCCACACCCGCCGACGACGTGCTGGCCACCCTGACGAAGCTCACCGCCGTCACGGTGGCCGAGCCCTGCCGCGCCTACAAGGTCACCGGCCTCGTCGTCTCCGGCGGCGGTACCCGCAACCCGGTACTGATGCGCATGATCGCCGAGGAACTGTCCGGCGTTCCGGTACGGCTCAGCGACGACCTGGGCCTTCCGTCCGACGCCAAGGAGGCCCTGGCCTTCGCCGTACTTGGCTTCCTCACAGCCAACGGTCTGCCCGGCACCCTCCCCTCGGGCACCGGCGCCAGCCGGGCGACGCTGCTGGGCAGCATCACCCCCGGCCGACAGCCGCTGCGACTGCCCGAACCAGCCGCACAAGCGCCTCACCTGCTGCGCATCACCCACACCACCCACTGA
- a CDS encoding sodium:solute symporter → MRQLDLVVIVIYLVAISVIGLRLAGRQRTAKDYFVGDSHMPWWTVSFSVVATETSVLTVISVPGGAYSGQGFGNVELALGYVIGRVVVATVLIPLYKRGGFVSAYQYLGSRFGLKLQGLASVTFVFTRLLAEGVRLFASAIPIKLLLDELGMHTGFRTIIIVLTVITVVYTYLGGIKAVIWTDTIQMGLYLGGAILAIAVLSAHVGGDGFSRALHTGHFKLIDTNFDLAHILTSPFALPTAIIGGAIFAMASHGSDQLIVQRILATRSLRDGQKAMIASGVFVTVQFAAFSLVGALLWSYNKGKSFQELGLSSSDNLYPSFILHGLPVVISGLLVAGIIGAAMGSLSAALNSMSNSTVADIIHSFFRSTPSEEFLLKLARVMTLVWAALMAVFACAFSTSTGNVYLTGLTIAGYTYGALLGAFLLGRIVRRANETDSVVAFLVTIGVMTYLVRGVKIDVTVAGATVPTALAAQWLVPAGVVVTLAVGAVMSLFHRSPETGADAPEPRTDRVEAPAARE, encoded by the coding sequence GTGCGCCAACTCGACCTCGTGGTGATCGTCATCTACCTGGTGGCGATCTCCGTGATCGGACTGCGCCTGGCAGGTCGGCAGAGAACGGCGAAGGACTACTTCGTCGGCGACAGCCATATGCCGTGGTGGACCGTTTCGTTCTCCGTGGTGGCCACCGAGACCAGCGTGCTCACCGTCATCAGCGTGCCCGGCGGCGCGTACAGCGGACAGGGCTTCGGCAACGTCGAACTGGCCCTCGGCTACGTGATCGGCCGGGTTGTCGTGGCCACGGTGCTGATCCCCCTGTACAAACGGGGCGGCTTCGTCAGCGCCTACCAGTACCTGGGAAGCCGCTTCGGACTGAAACTGCAGGGCCTCGCCTCGGTGACCTTCGTCTTCACCCGGCTCCTCGCCGAGGGCGTCCGGCTCTTCGCCTCCGCGATCCCGATCAAACTGCTGCTCGACGAACTCGGTATGCACACGGGCTTCCGCACCATCATCATCGTGCTCACGGTGATCACCGTCGTCTACACCTACCTCGGCGGCATCAAGGCGGTCATCTGGACCGACACCATCCAGATGGGCCTGTACCTGGGCGGCGCCATCCTCGCCATCGCCGTGCTGTCCGCACACGTCGGGGGCGACGGCTTCTCACGCGCCCTGCACACGGGCCACTTCAAGCTCATTGACACCAACTTCGACCTGGCACACATCCTCACGAGCCCGTTCGCCCTGCCGACCGCGATCATCGGCGGCGCCATCTTCGCGATGGCCAGCCACGGCTCCGACCAACTGATCGTTCAACGCATCCTGGCTACCCGCTCGCTGCGCGACGGCCAGAAAGCCATGATCGCCTCCGGTGTCTTCGTCACCGTCCAGTTCGCCGCCTTCTCTCTCGTCGGCGCTCTGCTGTGGTCCTACAACAAGGGCAAGAGCTTCCAGGAGCTCGGCCTGAGCAGCTCCGACAACCTCTACCCGAGCTTCATCCTGCACGGACTGCCCGTGGTGATCTCCGGTCTGCTCGTGGCCGGCATCATCGGCGCAGCCATGGGCTCGCTGTCCGCGGCGCTGAACTCCATGTCGAACTCAACAGTCGCCGACATCATCCACAGCTTCTTCCGCAGCACTCCCTCCGAGGAGTTCCTGCTCAAGCTCGCCCGGGTGATGACACTGGTATGGGCGGCGCTGATGGCGGTCTTCGCCTGCGCCTTCAGCACCAGCACGGGCAACGTCTACCTCACCGGCCTGACGATCGCCGGCTACACCTACGGCGCGCTGCTCGGTGCGTTCCTGCTCGGCCGGATTGTCCGGCGGGCTAACGAGACCGACTCCGTCGTGGCATTCCTGGTGACGATCGGCGTGATGACGTACCTCGTGCGCGGTGTGAAGATCGACGTCACCGTGGCCGGAGCCACCGTCCCGACAGCACTCGCCGCCCAATGGCTGGTGCCGGCGGGCGTGGTGGTCACGCTGGCCGTCGGCGCTGTCATGAGCCTGTTCCACCGCTCCCCCGAGACCGGCGCGGACGCTCCAGAGCCCCGTACCGACCGCGTCGAGGCCCCCGCGGCCAGGGAATGA
- a CDS encoding MFS transporter: protein MSTAAAIPPTTAGPSHHTRRFLRRLTVATGGGMFVDGFVFASVASALAGSAMARDIGVTSTWNSLISSSTLIGTFFGGLLLGYVTDRLGRRPMFTIDLSVFLASALLMLFVTSPWMVFALGLVMGLAVGADYSIGSPLLAEFAPSEKRGHYLGILEILWNVGYVVAYLLGYIINTTWPGAWHITLAASAVPAVFCLLIRHGLPESPRWLISKGRRDEAVAVIERDLGTTLDSEDFNSEEIEQTRYRELFSAAYLRRTVFVCTFWICIVLPYFALTFFQPTVLRAIGLGGNALAGALIGTIVALTGAATGWWLVDRVGRRTILVWPMFGCALALFLVSLGHVLPVWLATVCFFGYLFSYGIMSILPGIYPDEVFPTSIRTSGVGLASAASRIGAAIGTFLLPVSLDHLGLSWSMIFMAAVSLIGGITALMWAPETNGLQLTATGHREADTGGWWSTKPVLVQDS, encoded by the coding sequence ATGAGCACAGCCGCCGCGATACCGCCGACAACCGCCGGACCCAGTCATCACACCCGCCGCTTCCTACGGCGCCTGACCGTTGCCACAGGCGGCGGAATGTTCGTCGACGGCTTCGTCTTCGCCTCAGTGGCGTCCGCCCTCGCAGGCAGCGCGATGGCTCGCGACATCGGCGTCACCTCGACATGGAACTCACTGATCTCCTCCTCGACACTGATCGGCACGTTCTTCGGCGGTCTGCTGCTCGGCTATGTCACCGACCGGCTGGGCCGGCGCCCGATGTTCACAATCGACCTCTCGGTCTTCCTGGCGTCTGCTCTGCTGATGCTGTTCGTCACTTCCCCCTGGATGGTTTTCGCGCTCGGACTCGTCATGGGTCTCGCCGTAGGGGCTGACTACTCGATCGGTTCTCCGCTCCTCGCCGAATTCGCACCCAGTGAGAAACGCGGCCACTACCTGGGGATCCTCGAAATCCTCTGGAACGTCGGCTACGTGGTCGCCTACCTCCTCGGCTACATCATCAACACCACATGGCCGGGAGCCTGGCACATCACCCTGGCCGCCAGCGCCGTCCCCGCAGTGTTCTGCCTCCTGATCCGCCACGGCCTGCCCGAATCACCACGCTGGCTGATCTCCAAAGGCCGAAGGGACGAGGCCGTGGCCGTCATCGAGCGCGACCTCGGAACCACCCTGGACAGCGAGGACTTCAACTCCGAAGAGATCGAACAGACGCGCTACCGCGAGTTGTTCTCAGCCGCATACCTGCGCCGCACCGTGTTCGTATGCACCTTCTGGATCTGCATCGTGCTGCCCTACTTCGCACTTACGTTCTTCCAGCCGACCGTCCTGCGCGCCATCGGCCTGGGCGGCAACGCCCTGGCCGGCGCGCTGATCGGGACCATCGTCGCCCTGACAGGCGCGGCCACCGGCTGGTGGCTCGTCGACCGCGTCGGCCGCCGCACGATCCTTGTCTGGCCGATGTTCGGCTGCGCACTCGCCCTGTTCCTGGTGAGCCTGGGCCATGTGCTCCCGGTGTGGCTGGCCACCGTGTGCTTCTTCGGCTACCTGTTCTCGTACGGGATCATGAGCATCCTCCCCGGCATCTACCCCGACGAGGTCTTCCCCACCTCGATCCGCACCTCCGGAGTCGGCCTGGCCTCCGCCGCCAGCCGCATCGGCGCGGCGATCGGCACATTCCTGCTCCCGGTGTCCCTGGATCACCTCGGCCTGAGCTGGTCCATGATCTTCATGGCGGCGGTCTCGCTCATCGGCGGCATCACGGCTCTGATGTGGGCACCGGAAACGAACGGCCTCCAACTCACCGCCACAGGACATCGTGAGGCAGACACGGGCGGCTGGTGGTCGACCAAACCGGTCCTGGTACAGGACAGCTGA